Proteins from a single region of Aureibacter tunicatorum:
- a CDS encoding DUF2480 family protein, with protein MSKQAEQGEIVNRVASSGLISIDLEEYYPKCPIVAYDIAPHLFMGIALKEMDFRKALGEEDWSQFEGKAVYLHCSVDAIIPTWAYMLLMTKLKPYAVKVLFGGEVDMRNALMLEAFDAIDFSEFQDKMIVIKGCGDLPVGEFAYVEFTNRLLPFAKSIMYGEPCSTVPVYKKPRKK; from the coding sequence ATGTCAAAACAAGCTGAACAAGGAGAAATAGTGAATAGAGTTGCGAGTAGTGGCTTGATTTCAATTGATTTGGAAGAATATTACCCAAAATGCCCGATAGTTGCTTATGACATCGCGCCTCATTTGTTTATGGGGATAGCTTTGAAAGAGATGGACTTTAGAAAAGCTCTTGGTGAAGAGGATTGGAGTCAGTTCGAAGGCAAGGCGGTTTACCTGCATTGTTCTGTTGACGCGATTATCCCTACGTGGGCATATATGCTGTTGATGACCAAATTGAAGCCTTATGCTGTTAAAGTTCTTTTTGGCGGCGAGGTTGACATGAGAAATGCATTGATGCTGGAAGCTTTTGATGCGATTGATTTTTCCGAGTTTCAGGATAAGATGATAGTGATCAAAGGTTGTGGAGATTTGCCGGTTGGAGAATTCGCTTATGTCGAATTCACAAATCGATTATTGCCATTCGCTAAGAGTATAATGTATGGAGAGCCTTGCAGCACAGTTCCGGTTTATAAAAAACCTCGTAAAAAATAG
- a CDS encoding GNAT family N-acetyltransferase, with the protein MLPLSSVNHVKLDTYGVKYLDELYELIQSEKGRLEEWFLWPRSIQSKDDLKKLLERQEYAFWQGMRQHHTIWADGELVGVVEVHTIIQQHRKGELSYWLKSSAVGKGIVTFSCGVLIDHAFSALKLNKLTLRSAKSNLKSVGVAKRLDFEFEGIEKEAELINGEFHDHNIYVLFARDWPEKRKSVLG; encoded by the coding sequence ATGTTGCCATTATCCTCAGTCAATCATGTCAAGCTCGATACTTATGGAGTAAAATATCTTGATGAGTTATATGAACTTATTCAAAGTGAGAAAGGCCGGTTAGAAGAGTGGTTTTTATGGCCTAGATCAATTCAATCTAAGGATGATTTGAAGAAGTTGCTTGAAAGACAAGAATACGCTTTTTGGCAAGGAATGAGACAACACCATACAATTTGGGCTGATGGTGAGCTTGTGGGAGTAGTTGAAGTACATACGATTATCCAGCAACATAGAAAAGGAGAACTGTCATATTGGCTTAAATCATCTGCTGTGGGTAAAGGTATAGTGACTTTTTCTTGCGGTGTCTTGATTGACCATGCATTTAGTGCTCTTAAACTCAACAAATTAACATTAAGGTCTGCAAAAAGCAATTTGAAAAGTGTTGGAGTAGCTAAGCGTTTAGATTTTGAATTTGAAGGAATAGAGAAAGAGGCTGAATTGATCAATGGAGAGTTTCATGATCATAACATATATGTGCTTTTTGCGAGAGATTGGCCTGAAAAGAGAAAAAGCGTGCTAGGTTAG